The sequence below is a genomic window from Prosthecobacter dejongeii.
AGCCGCCTCTTCCCCCTCGTGAAACCCCTCAGGCTCGACTGACTTCGGGGTCATTTTCCGGCCACAGAACTACCGCCAGCAGCATCTCCCTATAAAAATGCTGGAATGTACCCCCTTCACTCGTAGTCTTACGCTCCCCCAACCCGCCAACTTTCCCCCCGCTATGCGTCAACTGCTTTGCAGCCTGATTGGTTTTTTCGTCGTCTCATCCCTTTCTGCCCAAACTCGCACCTGGACGGGTGCCGGTGCGGATGACAACTGGGGCACCGCAGCTAACTGGGGCGGCACCGCCCCAGTGGCAGGCAACAGCATCGGTTTTGCGGGTACCACCCGACTGAATACCATCAATAACCTGGCAGCAGACACGAACATTGCCGGGATCTTTTTTCTCTCAGGCGCAGGCACCTTCAACCTGGCTGGAAACCGCATCACGCTCGGCGGCAACATCACGCAAAGCGGCACGGCGCTCCAGACCATTGATCTGAACATGGTCCTGAGTGCGACACGCTTTTTCACACAGGGTTCCGCCGCTGCGACGACGACCGGGAATATTGTGGTCAATGGGGTGGTCAGCGGTTCAGGCGGCTTGGTCAAAGCAGGAGCCAACACTTCCAATACCACTTTGCATAACACCCTGACACTGACTGCTGCCAATACTTACACGGGCGGCACCTATGCCTCCTCCGGGTCATTGACCCTCTCCGGAGCAGGCTCCGTCCTCAATAGCAGCGGTATTTATGTAGATAACGGGGCGGCGATCGGCAGCATTTATTCCATGGGCGGGCGCTTGCTCCTAGATAACTCCGCAGGGAATTTGAACCGCCTGGGTGACACCACACCTGTGTACCTCCGTGCGATCGGCAACCTTCAACTCACCGGCAACGCCACAGCGGACACGACGGAAACGATTGGCCAGATCAATCTGGGCAGCACGGTATCCGGGGGGCGTGGCATCATCACGCTGGATGGCACTGCGGCGGGCCGCCTGCACACCCTGGCAGCAGCGGGCCTAACACGCAATACCACCAGTACCCTGCTGGCCCGTGGAACGAATTTGGGGCAGGCAGATACGAACGCCACCCGCATCACCCTGGCCTCCACCAGCGGCCTGAGTTTTGTTGGCACCAGTTCCGCCAGCGGCCTCACACCGGGATCGGTCAAAGACATTCGCATTGTCCCCTACATGGTCGGAGACATCACCGCGACTGGAAATGGATCCAGCTTCGTCACCTATGACGCTGTCAGTGGTTTGCGTCCATTGGCTGCCAGCGAATACACGGTCCTTTCTGCGGGCTTCGTCAACACGCCGACACCTGAAAACACCACCGGTTTCAACGGCACCATCACTTCGGCAAGTCCCACGGTGAACTCCCTGCGGTTCGTCCATACTTCAACAACCACTCTGGCTGGTACGGGGACGCTGTCGATTGCCAGCGGCGCACTGGCGAATTTTGGCACGGCAAGCACGGCCATCAACGGGTTCAGCAGCATCACTTTTGGGGATGGCACTTGGAACGAAGGCGTCATCACTTCCCAAGGAAGCGTCCTCACCATCAATTCTCCGATTCATGTCACGGGCGGCGGTGGCATCACCAAGGCTGGGGCCAGCGAAGTGGTACTGACGGTGGCCAATACTTACACCGGTGAAACCAACATCCATCAAGGGCGGTTGACCATTTCGCATCCGAATGCCCTGGGCAGCACCAGCGGGCGCACCGTGGTGAGTGCCTTGGATGGCGGGCAGTTGGCGTTGAGCAACAACATCTCTGTTGCTGAACCCATCATGCTGGTAGGTGAAAATGGCGGCTTTGGTGCAGCCCTGGTGAACCTGTCCGGCACCAACACCCTCACGGGCTTGCTGTCCATGACAGGGAGTTCTCGAGTGAGCATTGGCGGCATTTTGAACGTGACCGGCGGCATGAATGTGGTCACGAGCGCGCAGTTGGTCATCAATGGCAGCGGCACCCTCAATTTCAGCGGTCAGCCTGTGGTACTGGGATCCACCGGTAATTTTTACATGGACTCGAACATGCTGACCACTCTGGGCTCAACAGGGCACTTCTGGAATGCGACCCGCGTGTCAGCCAGCGGCACAGGAACTATTTTACGGATGATGGGTGAGAATGCACTGCCGGAACGCAGCGAATTAATCCTGGGCGTCAACTATGCGCTGAATGGCAACCTGGATCTCAATGGCTTCAACCAACTCGTCGGCTCTCTGTATTCGGGCTCTTCTGGCACTGGAACGACGACGACCGGGACACGTGTCATCACTAGCGCCACGCCTGCCACTTTGACCGTCAATCAGTTCACCACCACGACGTATGACGGTTTTTTCAGCGGGGCTGTTTCCCTGGTCAAATCAGGCACCGGATCCCTGGCGCTCATGGGTAACAATACCACGACGGGTACGACCTCCGTGAACAACGGCACGCTTATTTTGGACTACACCACCGCCGCCAATGGCAGCAAGCTGGCAGATGGAGCGGCCCTGAATCTGGGCACCGCCACCTTGCAACTGGATCGCACCGCGACGTCGGCAGGCTCCCATGTGGAAGTGGTCGCCTCCACCACGTTGCAGGGGGCAGCAAACATCACGCGCCTCGGTGGCACCTCCAGCCTCCAGCTCAATGAGATCACCCGCGAGGGCGGCACCCTGAATATCGCTGCGGCAGGCATTGCCACCACGGATACCCTGAACAATGGCGCGGGCATGCTCGGCACTTGGGCCACCTTCGGCGGCACGGATTGGGCGGTGAACTCTACGAATGCCGCAGATGGAGCCATCACCGCCTTCACCGGTTACAGTGACATCAACCGACTGGGCACCAGCGCGGTACCGAACACCTCTGCGGCCAACGTCCGCATCATCAATGGCGGAACCGCAGGCAACATCACCCTGGCCGCCGCCGTCACGGACATTCAGAGCCTGAACATGACCGCCAATGGTGGCACCACCACGATTGACCCTGGCACAGGCGAAATCCTGCGCCTCGGTGCCCAAGGCGGCATCCTTCACGCCACTGGGGCTAGCGCCCTCCTCATCGGCACCGCAGCCAATGATGGCACCCTCACCGCAGGGGGCGCACCGGACACCGCTGGGGAACTCATCATCCAGCGCTGGTCCACCAACGATCTCACCCTCCACTCCACCATCGCCAACAACGGCACGGGCGTGGTCTCCGTGACCATCGGCGGCAGCAATGGCACGACAGGAGCCACCCGCCTCACCGGCACCAACACCTACACAGGCCGCACCACCCTTTTAGCAGGCCGTGTCATCATAGACGCCGAAACGGCCCTGGGACTGAATCCCGCCGCCTTCGCAGCAGATCAGCTCACCCTCAATGGCGGCACCCTTTCCACCGCCACGGCCTTCTCCCTCGATGATACCAATCGCGGCATCACCCTGGGAGCCTCCGGCGGCACCCTGGAGGCGACCTCGGCAGCGAACGCCCTGGCCCTCACCGTCGCCGTACCCATCACGGGCAATGGCCCTCTGAACAAAACCGGCACGGGTGATGCCCAGCTCAGTGTCGCCAATAGCTACACCGGCCATACCTACGTGAATGCAGGCCGCCTGCGCATCAGTCATTCTTTAGCCCTGGGCACCTCCGCCAGCGGCGTCACAGTGGCCAGTGGAGCAGCCCTGAGACTGGAAGGCACGGGCCTAACCTTGGCCGATCCGATTTTCATCGCCGGTCAGGGAGCCAGCAGCGCCGGGGCTTTGCAAAGCAACACCAGCGGCAACAGCATTGTCTCAGGGCTGATCACCATGCCAGCTACGGGCAGCACGCGCATCACCGCCACCAACACCGGGCGGCTCTTTGTCACGGGCGGGTTCCGCAGTGCCGCCTCCAGCACCTCAGACTCCCTCATCGTCGTCGGTGGTGTCACCTTCTCAGACAATCCGGTCAACATGTATACAGGCCGCCTGGAACTCGTTTCCGGCACCAATCAGCCCACCATCGCCGTCGCAGGCAACACCTACGGCGTTTTGAACTCCGGCTGGGGTGCCCTTTCCCAGGTCACCGTGAGCAACGCTTTCAGCCCCACAGGCGCATTGGAGCTGGGCTATCACACCACTTTCAGCGGTGCCTCACCGAACACCACCTTCAATCTCAATGCCACCCAGCAGACCGCCTCTGAGCTGCGCACCGGGGCCATCTCCATCGGCTCCGGCGGTTATGCCACACCTACCCGCATTCTCACAGGCACGGCAGGCTCTTCACTGACCCTCAATCAAACCACCAACAGCCTCTTTGATGGCAGCCTCCAGGGAGCGGTGTCCTTGGTCAAAAACGGCGATGGCATTCTCAGCCTGCAAGGCAACAACACCACCACAGGAGACACCGTCCTGAATGCAGGCGGAATCGAACTCCGCAATTCTGCGGGAAATGTGCAATCTGGCACCGTCGGCACCAGCACCACCGTCGGCACTGGAAACTTTACCACCGTCCTCACAGGCCTAACCAATGCCACGACCACGCTGCTGGTGGGGCAACCTGTGACTGGCGCGGGCATCCCTGCGGGTTCCTTCATCGCTTCCATTGATAGCAATTCCCAAGTCACCATCCGCTCCACCGTCGCAGCCACCGCAGGCAGCACCAGCGCCACGTTTGGAGCTGTGACCGGAGCCCTGACCAATAGCACCCTGGACTATCGTGGCGGAGCCCTCAGCTTTGGCGTCACCACGGCTGCCACCACCTTGGGCGGCATCAAAGGCACGCAAAATCTGAACCTCACCAACGCAGGCAACAATCCCGTGGCACTCACCGTCGGCGGCAATAACCAGTCCACCCTTTACAGCGGCGCCATCAGCGGCAGCGGCTCCTTGATCAAAACCGGAACTGGCAGCCTGGAACTGACCGCCGCCAGCACCCACACAGGCGGCATCACCGTGAACAACGGCTCACTGCTCGTGAACAATAGCAGTGGCTCTGGCACAGGTTTCGGCACCGTCAGCGTCCTCACGGGAGCCACCCTGGGCGGCACCGGCAGCATCGGCTCCGCCAGTTCCACCGCCAGCATCACCCTCAATAGCGGCGGCACGCTGCGCATCGGCACCAGCCATGGTGGCACCGGCGGCAGTCCGGCAGATCTCGAGCTCGCCACCAGCGGCCTCGGCACCCTCACCCTCAGTGGCACCGTGCAGTTTGATCTCTTCTCTCGCTCCGCTGGAATCAACAGCCTCGAAAACAACGACCTGCTGCGCCTCACCTCCGCCACCGCCGTCAGCCTTTCCGGCACGCTGGAGGTTCTCAACAGCACCGGCAGCGATACCACCACGTGGGCTGCGGGAGATTCCTGGAGATTGTTCGACTGGAGCGCTGTCAGTGCTGAAACCCAGCACAGCGGCAACTTCAGCAACCTCATTCTCCCCACCCTCAATGCTGGGCTCGCCTGGGATACCAGCGCCCTCTTCACCACC
It includes:
- a CDS encoding beta strand repeat-containing protein, which translates into the protein MRQLLCSLIGFFVVSSLSAQTRTWTGAGADDNWGTAANWGGTAPVAGNSIGFAGTTRLNTINNLAADTNIAGIFFLSGAGTFNLAGNRITLGGNITQSGTALQTIDLNMVLSATRFFTQGSAAATTTGNIVVNGVVSGSGGLVKAGANTSNTTLHNTLTLTAANTYTGGTYASSGSLTLSGAGSVLNSSGIYVDNGAAIGSIYSMGGRLLLDNSAGNLNRLGDTTPVYLRAIGNLQLTGNATADTTETIGQINLGSTVSGGRGIITLDGTAAGRLHTLAAAGLTRNTTSTLLARGTNLGQADTNATRITLASTSGLSFVGTSSASGLTPGSVKDIRIVPYMVGDITATGNGSSFVTYDAVSGLRPLAASEYTVLSAGFVNTPTPENTTGFNGTITSASPTVNSLRFVHTSTTTLAGTGTLSIASGALANFGTASTAINGFSSITFGDGTWNEGVITSQGSVLTINSPIHVTGGGGITKAGASEVVLTVANTYTGETNIHQGRLTISHPNALGSTSGRTVVSALDGGQLALSNNISVAEPIMLVGENGGFGAALVNLSGTNTLTGLLSMTGSSRVSIGGILNVTGGMNVVTSAQLVINGSGTLNFSGQPVVLGSTGNFYMDSNMLTTLGSTGHFWNATRVSASGTGTILRMMGENALPERSELILGVNYALNGNLDLNGFNQLVGSLYSGSSGTGTTTTGTRVITSATPATLTVNQFTTTTYDGFFSGAVSLVKSGTGSLALMGNNTTTGTTSVNNGTLILDYTTAANGSKLADGAALNLGTATLQLDRTATSAGSHVEVVASTTLQGAANITRLGGTSSLQLNEITREGGTLNIAAAGIATTDTLNNGAGMLGTWATFGGTDWAVNSTNAADGAITAFTGYSDINRLGTSAVPNTSAANVRIINGGTAGNITLAAAVTDIQSLNMTANGGTTTIDPGTGEILRLGAQGGILHATGASALLIGTAANDGTLTAGGAPDTAGELIIQRWSTNDLTLHSTIANNGTGVVSVTIGGSNGTTGATRLTGTNTYTGRTTLLAGRVIIDAETALGLNPAAFAADQLTLNGGTLSTATAFSLDDTNRGITLGASGGTLEATSAANALALTVAVPITGNGPLNKTGTGDAQLSVANSYTGHTYVNAGRLRISHSLALGTSASGVTVASGAALRLEGTGLTLADPIFIAGQGASSAGALQSNTSGNSIVSGLITMPATGSTRITATNTGRLFVTGGFRSAASSTSDSLIVVGGVTFSDNPVNMYTGRLELVSGTNQPTIAVAGNTYGVLNSGWGALSQVTVSNAFSPTGALELGYHTTFSGASPNTTFNLNATQQTASELRTGAISIGSGGYATPTRILTGTAGSSLTLNQTTNSLFDGSLQGAVSLVKNGDGILSLQGNNTTTGDTVLNAGGIELRNSAGNVQSGTVGTSTTVGTGNFTTVLTGLTNATTTLLVGQPVTGAGIPAGSFIASIDSNSQVTIRSTVAATAGSTSATFGAVTGALTNSTLDYRGGALSFGVTTAATTLGGIKGTQNLNLTNAGNNPVALTVGGNNQSTLYSGAISGSGSLIKTGTGSLELTAASTHTGGITVNNGSLLVNNSSGSGTGFGTVSVLTGATLGGTGSIGSASSTASITLNSGGTLRIGTSHGGTGGSPADLELATSGLGTLTLSGTVQFDLFSRSAGINSLENNDLLRLTSATAVSLSGTLEVLNSTGSDTTTWAAGDSWRLFDWSAVSAETQHSGNFSNLILPTLNAGLAWDTSALFTTGFITITPEPGRAFLLAIGGFSLLLRRRRRVG